AAGGTACACGGCTCGGTCGCACCCATTTCATCCAACTCGTACTCAACAAGCCACTGTAGTTTTTGCAGGAGAAGAGGAATTTGGGCTCCTTTTCCAACGAGTGTCACGTTTTACGCGCGCGACGATGATGATCAATGTCTCCTCCTCGCATCGACTAAATGCATCTACAGCCATCGCAACTGTTCTTGAAGACAGAGAGCAAAGGATGTGCTGAGACCAGTATTTGCATCACCAAGTCTCCTTCAACAAAGTATGACTGCTGTAATCTGCAGAGAGCCATTAGAGAAGCCATGAGTCAACTCCGGAAGGCCGGACACGGCTCGAGGAGCTGCAATGGCCCCCTTGTCATTCTTCCAGCAAatacaacctctctctctctctctctctctctctctctctctctctctctctatatatatatatatatatatatgtatatatatacatatatatatatatgtatatataattaattaattaattaattaattaattttagtaTAAAGACGTTTTGaatattagaaaagaaaaaactgGTTGGGGATATTAAGAAAATTGAAAGAAGTATATAAGTAAAAGATCTTATATTCGAAAAGATCGGATGCCCAAATGTACTCAAACCCCTAATGGCCGTTCACGTGAAGCTTCTGGCCGCCGATCTTCTCTCCCTTGCCGTCCACCACGCCTCCCGCCCTCCCTCTTTCACCCGGAAGGGTAAGCCCGTATCGCGAGCCGAAGCCGTGGGTGTGGTGGTGAGCCGCGAGCGCAAGGACAGGTACCTCTCCTTCCTGGTGGACGACGGCAGCGGGTGCATCCCCTGCATCCTCTGGCTCAACCACCAGTCCGACCGCGAGCGCGACCTCGGCGTGGCCGCTGAGATGGCTCGCGAGGAGGCCGCAGCCGTGCAGCTGGGGAAACTGGTCCGGGTCAGGGGGAGGATCACGGCGTACAGGGGGGTGGTGCAGATAACCGTCGGGGATGTGGTGGTGGAACGGGATCCCAATTCGGAGGTGCTGCACTGGTTGGATTGCGTTAGGTTGGCCAAATGCTGCTACGATCCGCCTCCTTGAGCTCTTGCGGGATGCAGTACACTACGGCTCCGACACACACCAAGCATACGGGAAAAGAAGAAGAGTATGATCCTGATCTCCTTTTGCAGGTAACTTAGGTTATCTCTTCCTAATTGAATGGTCTCTTTAAAATCCGTATGGTTGTTCTTCTATTCAAGATCCTATATGTTTCAACCATGTTCTTTGGGTGAAAACCTGAACTGTGTTACTGCAATTCGAACCCTACATTGGGTGCCAGGGGGTGTGCATAAGCCATTCCAAGGGCTGCCTGCCGGATGATTTATCTAATAGCTTGTAAAACCTCTCTTATGGGCAGAGTTGGTCGGTTGCTTATCACTTTGCCATTGAAAAGAGATCCAATTCCGTATCTTCTTTTATGTAGTTAGGGGTAGATGAGAGGTCTCCTCGGTGAACATGAGCTAAATTTGGATTGATAGAAATAAGGAAAGTCAAGGTGGATAGGTCTAGATTGTTCCCAAATAGGAGTCGTAGAGCTTTCCTGATATTTCTAAGTAGCTTATTTCCAAGTATGAACAGAACAGAGACATCAATACCTGATAGATCCCTCGATGTGGCTTCACTGAGCTTTCCCCCAGCTGCCGATGCCTATTAAGCAACTTAAGCTCCGCCCGGCCCTAGCGACAGGGATGGTAGCGCACCCAAGTTGGTCAACCATGTTTTAACGTTGGTCAGCCTTAAATGGGCTGTTTTGCAGCTTTCCAACAACAATGTTGATGATCCAATGGCTAAGGTGGAGCAATAGGGACTTGTGGCATTTAGTGATCTTCAAATTCCCACTTCTGTTTGTAATCTCTCCTTAACGTAATTATAAAGAATCTCCATTTGTGAATGCTGTAGATCTTCAATCAGCATCGACAAGAATTATATAGGAGGCAAATGATTCTCCTTGATTGGTTTCAATTTTGACACACATGTATCATTTACATCTGATTGAAGTTTCAACACGTGAGGCACTATATTGATATTCTGCATAACGTTGGGAGTTAAAAATAGCTTATTGTCACATGGTAAAGAAACCAGCTTTTTATGTTGACGATCTTAGACTTGCTTCTTTTGGTCTTAGGTAGCCGAGTGATGTTTTAGGTTGTTCTTTGTCCAATCAACATCGACAAGAATGGTATAGGAGGCAAATGGTTCTCCTTGATTGGTTTCAACTTTGACACACGTGTATCATTTACATCTGATTGCAATTTCAACACGTGAGGTATCATCTTGATAGTCTGCATAAAGTTGGGAGTTAAAAGTAGCTTATAGTCACATAAAAAAGAAACCACCTTTTTATGTTGATGATCTTAGACTTGCTTCTTTTGGTTTTAGGTTGCAGAATGATAGTTTTGGTTGTTCTTTTTCCAGGCAGACACAGAGAGCTCCTTGTCAACTTGAATCTTACACCTATCACATTACGGCtgtcaaaaaaatatataggtGACAAAAGGAAAGATTACAAAGCTCACTAATTATATCAAATAGTTTGCTAATGGAAGCACAAATGACAAGCTCGAGAATGCCTATTGAATATTCAAGTTTTATTTGGTCAAGAGACCACAGTAACCAAACTAATTATTGGGACCAGCAGTTATTTTTTGCAGGGATTGAGTCGtcattaatataatttatcataTGTATTGATATTTGATACTATGCTTTTATGGTAGCTATTAAGTCAAGTCATTGCATTGCACGCTCGGTCTTTGACCAGTTCCATCTGAGAATTGTGGGTGAATTTTGTTCGATGATGCCTCTGGAATATGGATGTAAGTGTTCCAAAACATCTTTCGATGAATGCCATCAAATTTAGATCCTGTTTGATGTTGTGATCATCATCATTTGACACATGCACTTTGACTCAAAAACTTTTCTACTTGATTCAAACATCAGAAATTTTATTATCGACATGTTGTAATTAGTGAAACCATTGAGTTCCTAGATGTTGAGAGTTGAGACATCATTCTCCACAAGATGGTAAAAGCTAAATTAGGCACAAGTTAACTTGAGATTTATGcaatgatgaaaataatattgaTGACCAGTCCCTATATAGAAGCTTCTTTTTCTGTCAAGTGCTTCTGGAAAATATATTGTGCATGTTATGTAATTTATTAATTTATGACCGCATGAATCTCTAATTTTTGCCTGAAATTGCAGATGTTAGCAAATACTTTCATGGAGGACCGGAAGCTTAGAATGGCTAGCAACACTACACTAACTGTGACACCAAATTTGCTGATAAACCCCGAATTCCTTGTCAGATCGCAAGCTGATAAACCTCTGGTTTGCATTCAGATATCTGGTTCTTGTGAAAAATGAATGCTGAATCATCATGTCATATTGGCGAAGAAGAATATAACGGACAAAGGTGTGATCATCTCTCTGTGAAAGATTCGACTACATTGCAATGGGCATTTTTCACTTGAGTTTTTTCTGTGCCATTTTGGCCAAAATTTCTAGTTGTAGTATGGTTTTGTGTGAAATGTCTTTGATACATCATTTGTTTCTCTACTCACTTGTCTAATGATTGGTGTCGATTCTATGATCAGTTGGCAGATGGAAACGGGTGGATTTGATGATTGAATTGGAAATTTTGTCTAAATATAAACTAATTCTAGcaataatcaaataaaattatatgaaaatgTCAATTAGTTCAGTTGATAAGCTCTTCATTTGGGGTTTTTCTTTTGGGGTCAGAATGCAGTACGTGTCCGTTGGTTTGGCAGCATACGTCATTTCCCTATTGTTTTCTTTGAGCCTTGCGTCATCATCGAAGAGCCACTCTTCGATCTGGCCGTTCCCCCAACTGTCAAACCACCGCCATCGTCGACTCCAACCGCCTCTCTGCAAGCCTATTTAAAGACCtcgactcctctctctctctcccccaccGCCTTTGTGATCTTGTCTCGCTACAGacaagaagcttgaagcatgtccaGGTTCTCTCTGTTAATCGATAACCCTGGCTTTCTTTGCTTTCTATCTCGATTTCTTGTGGGGTTTAACTCCGAATCAAGCCATTTCTGTTTCACGGACCTTGTGTTTCTTTCTCGATCTGTGATTCGTCCGTGCTACTTTCATGGCAACCTccgattcttttttccttttctttggtaTAATCTGACTCCGGTTTAGGGTTTGGTAGAGGCTGAAGGAAGCGGCATGGATCCCAGACTCGTGGACGTCTCCAAGAGCTTGATGGGCCCCATCGGCGATGAGAGGGAATGTGGCGCTTGCCACGATCGGTTCGCTTCTTGGAGTTTGCTACGGCGACTCGTCGAGTGCCAAGAGGACAGCAAGCGCCTCCAGGATCATGTATCTCAACTCACAAGATCGCGCCAGGAAGATCGCAAGgtttctgctctctctctctctctcttctgtgtgTGTggcttttcttgattttcttctcattGTATCCCATATCGG
Above is a genomic segment from Musa acuminata AAA Group cultivar baxijiao chromosome BXJ3-4, Cavendish_Baxijiao_AAA, whole genome shotgun sequence containing:
- the LOC103982463 gene encoding CST complex subunit STN1, whose protein sequence is MAVHVKLLAADLLSLAVHHASRPPSFTRKGKPVSRAEAVGVVVSRERKDRYLSFLVDDGSGCIPCILWLNHQSDRERDLGVAAEMAREEAAAVQLGKLVRVRGRITAYRGVVQITVGDVVVERDPNSEVLHWLDCVRLAKCCYDPPP